The genomic segment GGGCAGATGCTCGCGCACGCGGTTGGCACCGGAGATTGCGGTCTGGTCGACATGGACGCGCGTGGCCGGCTGGCGCGGCCCGCCGTCACGGATATCAGGCGCGCCTTCGACCCGCTTGCGCACGGTGTGGTCGAAGATGAAGACGCGGTCGGCCTTCAGCGTCGCGCGCAGGAACGCTTCGACCGCTGGATAGTAAACGCTGCGGATGTCCTCGTCGTTGTAAAAATCCTTCACCTGCGTCGGGTGACGCACCAGCGCAAAGCCCTCGCGGTCCAGCGAGAAATTCTGTGCGATCAGCCGCGCATCGAAGATCGGGACCTGGTGCGGCTCCGGCAGCGAGGTGCTTTTCGGCTCACCCGGCGGCGGATCGAACGCGTAAGTGCGCGGCTTGCCGTCGATTGGCGCGAGATAGTTGAGTTCGGCAGTGACGAAGGGAAGCGATTCGATTTTTGTTTCTTGCAGGCCCATGGCCGGTCTCCCGATGTGGTCGTCGGATTGATTTTTGCGGGAGCGCACCGTGCCGCAAGAGGTGCGGTGCAAATAGCAATGAGAGTGTTGTCGGGCGGAGAGAATGCAGAAGGAATATTTCGAAGAAGGCGATTGCGCTGGAAACCATCGCCTCTCCTCACGAGTCCTTGAGGTGCTCGTGAGAGCGTTTCTCCTTCTCCCCTTGTGGGAGAAGGTGGCGCGAAGCGCCGGATGAGGGGTATCTACCCGTGAACTCGACTGTGAGAGGTGAGCACGCGGAGGGAGACCCCTCACCCGTCTCGCCGCTACGCGGCGAGCCACCCTCTCCC from the Bradyrhizobium sp. WBAH42 genome contains:
- a CDS encoding CmcJ/NvfI family oxidoreductase, which produces MGLQETKIESLPFVTAELNYLAPIDGKPRTYAFDPPPGEPKSTSLPEPHQVPIFDARLIAQNFSLDREGFALVRHPTQVKDFYNDEDIRSVYYPAVEAFLRATLKADRVFIFDHTVRKRVEGAPDIRDGGPRQPATRVHVDQTAISGANRVREHLPDEAEELLKGRVQVINLWRPIRGPLRDSPLAMADGTTVAPEDLVASDLIYPNRRGETYSVKYNPNHRWFYFPEMTPDEALLLKCYDSATDGRTRFGPHTAFLDPTTPADAAPRESIEVRTLVFHRQ